In the genome of Ignavibacteriales bacterium, one region contains:
- a CDS encoding DUF262 domain-containing protein, producing MNQPEPQGIQFSTLMSDIDKGLIKIPQFQRDFIWTKEKSAKLIDSILKGYPIGTFILWKTKEALRTIKNLGKINLPATPHGEFIQYVLDGQQRLTTLYCCIKGLVIQRNGVSDDFSELYVDLLAEEDEDILIIDISEKEPSNIIKLCDLMNKGIKYFANNYEKHYEKIDRYKTRLQSYSFSIVLIRDAPIDVATEIFTRINVTGQPLSVFEIMVAKTFDPKKKFDLAEKFDELIERLEIVDYETISNATILQTVSVLLVKECSKKHILKLDKDKFINIWEKAIDAIEQSVEYFRNYYRIPVSKLLPYNAMLIPFSYFFFKHKNRPIGRKQKYLEDFFWRTSLTSRYSSSLESRVAQDIKRIDKILSDKLPKYDYSVDISPEFIETNGWFSASAAYIKAILCLLAHHEPKSFVDNSIVRLSNDWLKQANSKNYHHFFPKSYLKTNGEDYRYINHIANITLVDDFLNKNVIRAKSPAQYMKSFKDKNPDLAESMQSHLIDIDSFGIWENDYDTFFRKRINAFSKELKKRIIIQSIDRKSSIRE from the coding sequence ATGAATCAACCTGAACCACAAGGAATACAATTTTCTACATTAATGAGTGACATCGATAAGGGTTTAATAAAGATCCCTCAATTCCAGAGAGATTTTATATGGACAAAAGAAAAATCAGCAAAACTAATTGATAGCATACTAAAAGGTTATCCAATTGGAACATTTATTCTTTGGAAAACAAAGGAAGCATTACGAACGATCAAGAATCTCGGTAAAATTAATTTGCCTGCGACACCCCACGGTGAATTTATACAGTATGTTCTTGATGGACAACAACGATTGACTACACTTTACTGCTGTATTAAGGGTTTAGTAATTCAAAGAAATGGAGTATCAGATGACTTCTCAGAATTATATGTTGACTTATTAGCTGAAGAAGATGAAGATATACTAATTATTGACATTTCTGAAAAAGAGCCGTCAAACATTATCAAATTATGTGATTTAATGAATAAAGGTATAAAGTATTTCGCTAATAACTATGAAAAACATTATGAAAAAATTGATAGATATAAAACCCGGTTACAGTCTTATTCATTCTCAATCGTTTTGATACGCGATGCACCGATTGATGTAGCAACTGAAATATTCACAAGGATTAATGTAACCGGTCAACCACTATCCGTCTTTGAAATAATGGTCGCCAAAACATTTGATCCTAAGAAAAAATTTGATTTGGCAGAAAAGTTTGATGAATTAATTGAGAGATTAGAAATAGTTGATTATGAGACAATTTCGAATGCTACCATTCTTCAAACTGTTTCTGTTTTGTTGGTCAAGGAGTGTTCTAAAAAACATATTTTAAAATTGGACAAAGACAAATTCATTAATATTTGGGAAAAAGCTATTGATGCGATAGAACAATCAGTAGAATATTTTAGAAATTACTATCGAATACCTGTATCAAAACTCTTACCTTACAATGCAATGTTAATTCCGTTCAGCTATTTTTTCTTCAAGCATAAAAACAGACCAATTGGGAGAAAACAAAAATATTTAGAAGATTTTTTTTGGCGCACTAGCCTTACTTCTAGATACTCAAGCAGTTTGGAAAGTCGAGTTGCACAAGACATTAAAAGGATAGATAAAATTCTTTCTGACAAGTTGCCCAAGTATGATTATTCTGTCGACATATCTCCTGAATTTATCGAGACAAATGGCTGGTTTAGTGCCTCTGCTGCATATATCAAAGCTATTTTATGTCTCTTGGCTCATCACGAGCCAAAATCATTTGTGGATAATTCTATTGTTAGGTTAAGTAACGATTGGTTAAAACAAGCCAACAGTAAAAACTATCATCATTTTTTTCCAAAATCATATTTAAAAACTAATGGTGAAGACTATCGTTACATAAACCATATTGCTAATATTACTTTAGTTGATGATTTCTTAAATAAAAATGTAATTCGAGCAAAAAGCCCAGCACAGTATATGAAATCGTTTAAAGATAAAAATCCAGATTTGGCAGAATCAATGCAATCTCATTTAATTGATATTGATTCTTTTGGCATCTGGGAAAATGATTATGATACATTCTTCAGAAAGAGAATTAATGCTTTTTCAAAAGAATTAAAAAAGAGAATAATCATTCAATCAATTGATAGAAAATCATCAATAAGAGAATAG